A genomic window from Salvia hispanica cultivar TCC Black 2014 chromosome 5, UniMelb_Shisp_WGS_1.0, whole genome shotgun sequence includes:
- the LOC125187256 gene encoding dof zinc finger protein DOF3.1-like, translated as MDSSSAQLHLQEMGIESMVACKQQDGNKKARPADMQALKCPRCDSANTKFCYYNNYSLSQPRYFCKSCRRYWTKGGTLRNVPVGGGCRKNKRSSSTSSSSSSSKRSQDHPLPSPIPSMPPLSYDSNDLNLAIATLQKQNSAHLGLEDHDFSIWAHSQALGTSSSGLFDAIRSSGFLENPSAGNGLHNLYYDDQNGMMHDMPYGDYAVPTAVATVKQEMLGGRDADGRILWGFPWQNMGAGDGNGPDLDSATRLNWNGIGSSNWQGLLNSPLT; from the exons ATGGATTCTTCAAGCGCACAGCTCCATCTCCAG GAAATGGGTATAGAAAGCATGGTGGCGTGCAAGCAGCAAGATGGAAACAAGAAGGCAAGGCCAGCTGATATGCAAGCTCTAAAATGCCCTCGATGCGACTCCGCCAACACCAAATTCTGCTACTACAACAACTACAGCCTCTCCCAGCCCCGATACTTCTGCAAATCCTGCCGACGATACTGGACCAAAGGCGGCACCCTCCGCAACGTCCCCGTCGGCGGAGGCTGCCGCAAGAACAAGAGATCCTCCTCcacttcctcttcctcctcctcctccaagCGAAGCCAGGACCACCCCCTCCCCTCCCCTATCCCTTCCATGCCTCCTCTCTCCTACGATTCCAACGATCTCAATCTCGCCATCGCCACTCTCCAGAAGCAGAATTCCGCCCATTTAGGGTTAGAGGATCACGATTTCTCCATCTGGGCCCACTCCCAAGCCCTCGGCACCTCCTCTTCGGGGCTGTTTGATGCCATCAGAAGTAGTGGCTTTCTTGAGAACCCGAGCGCTGGGAATGGGCTTCACAATTTGTACTATGATGATCAGAATGGGATGATGCACGACATGCCATATGGGGACTATGCGGTCCCCACGGCCGTGGCCACGGTGAAGCAGGAGATGCTCGGAGGGAGGGACGCGGACGGGAGGATATTGTGGGGTTTCCCGTGGCAAAATATGGGTGCCGGGGATGGCAATGGGCCGGATCTCGATTCCGCTACCAGACTTAACTGGAATGGGATCGGGTCATCCAATTGGCAGGGGCTTCTCAATAGTCCTCTTACATAA
- the LOC125191175 gene encoding interactor of constitutive active ROPs 3-like: MQTPKSRTSSSGAAPRISPRSISSEVSGKNSPRSTPSEASRKHSPRQLKTGPRFLEPTVSSSNLATRSPKESGLRVSDHNSPASPLSEKKRPTKVSELEVQISQLESDLKNVKDQLCSSEKSRKQAQRDAEESNQELSVLSSKLEESEKKFLELSATRNALTVEISETCEQQDSSLQAELEALQKQQLQESAALASALDEIKRLKAQLEMVAESEAHRLESAQTETLVVVEEMRKQLNESKKSEAEAQKLVGETLMQLEAAKKMVETLRSDGCKTIGVYEAAASELEQSKARVELLEELVGKLNGEVEDEKVKISSIEAEFASAKLEVEQLRSALAVAEMRRNEDQARSAEQVKHACEIVEQIKSTSGQREAQLEAELRKCSYEIEELRSNLMDKETELQSIFEENDALIMQLENALSGHREHELRAENETIKAQYHNISEENRALRKEMEAYNSTRSEAMSELEAARVAEKEALVKVGSMTEEVDRSNRKAARVAEQLEAAQAANAEMEAELRKLKVQSDQWRKAAEVAASMLAVGNNGHAVERTGSMDNNYSPRMRNITSSYSDDLDDEMFKKKNVNVLRKFGVLWKKPQK, encoded by the exons ATGCAGACGCCTAAGTCAAG AACCAGTTCCTCAGGAGCAGCTCCGAGGATTTCTCCTCGCTCTATTTCATCTGAGGTGTCGGGGAAGAACTCCCCTCGATCAACCCCCTCCGAGGCATCCAGAAAACATTCTCCACGCCAGCTCAAGACTGGTCCCCGTTTTTTAGAGCCCACCGTCTCTTCTTCTAACCTAGCAACTCGATCGCCAAAGGAGTCGGGCCTTAGAGTTTCTGATCACAACTCGCCGGCAAGTCCACTCTCTGAG AAGAAGCGTCCAACCAAAGTTTCTGAGCTCGAGGTGCAGATTTCTCAGCTAGAATCTGATCTGAAAAATGTGAAGGATCAGTTATGCTCATCAGAAAAATCTAGGAAGCAAGCCCAAAGAGATGCAGAGGAATCCAACCAAGAGCTCTCAGTCCTCTCCTCGAAGCTTGAAGAATCCGAGAAGAAATTTCTAGAACTTTCAGCCACTCGGAATGCTCTCACAGTAGAGATCTCTGAGACGTGTGAACAGCAAGACAGCTCGCTGCAAGCTGAGCTGGAAGCTCTACAGAAGCAGCAGTTGCAAGAATCGGCTGCTTTGGCCTCTGCATTAGATGAGATCAAAAGGCTCAAAGCTCAGCTGGAGATGGTAGCTGAGTCTGAAGCTCACCGCTTAGAATCTGCACAAACTGAGACACTCGTGGTTGTGGAAGAAATGAGGAAGCAACTAAATGAGTCCAAGAAATCTGAAGCTGAAGCGCAAAAACTTGTTGGTGAGACACTTATGCAGCTGGAGGCAGCCAAGAAGATGGTGGAGACGCTCAGGTCGGATGGTTGTAAAACCATAGGAGTCTACGAGGCTGCAGCCAGTGAGCTGGAACAGTCGAAGGCTCGTGTAGAGCTTCTAGAAGAGCTTGTTGGGAAACTCAATGGTGAAGTTGAAGACGAGAAGGTAAAGATATCATCAATTGAAGCAGAATTTGCTTCTGCGAAGCTTGAAGTGGAGCAGTTGAGATCTGCTCTAGCTGTTGCAGAGATGAGGCGGAACGAGGATCAGGCTCGGAGCGCAGAGCAAGTAAAGCATGCTTGTGAGATTGTGGAACAGATCAAGTCCACATCAGGGCAGAGAGAGGCTCAGTTGGAGGCAGAGCTTCGAAAATGCAGCTATGAAATCGAGGAGCTGAGGTCAAACCTCATGGATAAGGAGACTGAGCTGCAGAGCATCTTTGAGGAGAATGACGCCCTCATAATGCAGCTGGAGAACGCGTTATCCGGCCACAGGGAGCACGAGCTGAGAGCAGAAAATGAGACTATTAAAGCACAATACCATAACATATCAGAGGAAAACAGAGCATTGAGGAAAGAAATGGAGGCTTACAATAGCACGAGGAGCGAGGCTATGTCGGAGCTAGAGGCAGCGAGAGTAGCAGAGAAGGAGGCGCTGGTGAAGGTGGGGTCCATGACGGAGGAGGTGGACAGGAGCAACAGGAAGGCAGCTCGCGTTGCTGAGCAGCTGGAGGCAGCACAAGCAGCCAACGCGGAGATGGAGGCAGAGCTGCGGAAGCTGAAGGTGCAGTCGGATCAGTGGAGGAAGGCAGCGGAGGTGGCTGCGTCCATGCTAGCGGTTGGGAACAACGGGCACGCAGTGGAGAGGACGGGGTCAATGGACAACAACTACAGCCCTCGGATGAGGAACATCACCTCGTCATACTCGGATGATCTTGATGATGAAATgttcaagaagaagaatgtgAATGTGCTGAGGAAGTTTGGTGTGCTATGGAAGAAGCCTCAGAAATAA